GCATGAGGTGATCATGCGATATTGAGAGAGAGGAAGTATATGTACCGTGTATATTATATGTTGATGAGTTGGCACAGTATATAGGGAGAAAAACCGCTAACTGGCAAGAAAACTCGGTTCAAAACTTGTCAAAAAGGGTTGAAGGTTCAATTCCGAACGGTTAATAGAATTCAGGGTTGAAGATTGAACCAAAGTAAAGTTGAGGGTTGTAATCTGAACTTTGAGAGAAGTTTAGGGGGCTAAATTGGACTTCTCTCATATAACAATGGACAATTTTGAATGACATAACATCAAGATAGATATGAGAAACAACGGTGCAAACCTCTTAAACAATAGTACATCAAAAATCGTGTTTTAAGTCAAACCAATTTATTTTagacccggtgcaacgcacgggcatttttgctAGTTTATTAAAAATTTACATAACCTCAAATTTTTTAGAGTTTAGACACTAAACCCCCTCAGCTCTAAATTGACATATTTAAATCTCTAAAATTCTAAAATCAAACAATTACCCCCTAACCTCTAACCTTTGGTAAGCTATTTGGGAGGTCGGTTTTGGGGACATGGCACTACCAAAATTAGGTACAACTTGGAGCGGCTAAGGAAGTCCGTCACCGTCGAGGCTACTAATGGCGTCACCATGTAGGCGTCCATAAAACCGCCTGACCATGTTGGTGTACTGCATCAGGCCGCTCATTGTCAAAGGGGCAGGGGCGCTGACAAAACGAGAGCGGCACACTGCCTGTCGAGTATCGTGGCCGTGGCTAGATGTGCAGCCAGAGCGTCGCTAGTTCAGGAAATTGGGCGCCGATGAGCTGCAAAGCATCGTAACTAGTATGGGATTTCCATCATCGGATCTTGTACATAAACGGCCACGGAGAAGTGCAAAATTCATGCAAAGCTGAACTTTCATGGAAACGGCCACGGTTGTGGCAGACCTGAACGTGACGACAGCGGCTGAAGCTCCGTCCCGTACTTCGCCCACATGGTGATATCGGCGGCGTTCTTCGGCTGCTGCATCTCCTCGTACTTGTGCCGCTCGCGGACATGCTCTATTACCTCGCTCCGATTCCGACGGCTCCGACGTGGTAATCGGGACCAAGTTTGTGGCGTGACGCAGCAGCGCAACATGGCTCGTCCCTTCCCCCGACGTGCACGTCAGCAAGAAGAAGATGGATGTTGACTAATTTTTTACAACCCAATCCCGTGTTGGGCGAATGATGGAGCGAGGCAAAACCAGTCTCCAAAGTAGCTTATCCGAGTCTAGGGTTCAATTGCCTCGTTTTACATAATTTTCGGAATTAAAGATACGTACCAGTTTAAAGTTGAAGGGTTACTGTCCAAATTTTAAAACTCCCAGGGGTTATGTAGACTTTTTCAGTAACTTACCGTGGTGGGTTTaggggggggacaccggagcaaggCTCTCTGTTGAATCATCTGTTGGATACTGAGGGCTGCATTGTTGCCTGATAGCTGTATAAACGTATTGAACCCCAACCCTAACCTCTCAACCCCGCACCCcaaccctcccgccgccgccgcaggggCAAAgatctcggggcgtggcggcggcgggggcctccCCTCATGACGCGTCGGAAACGGCGGCCAAGGAGTCTCTCACACGGCGGCGGCCCTTCCGCCTCCCGGGGCGGTGGCGGTCGGACGAGGatggaggggcggcggcggccctcccGGGGACGATCCAGTTGTGGGTTGCGGCCTCCCATCGGCGGCATGCCGGCGGTGGTGGCTGGTGGAGGCGGACAGCGCCTTTCCTTCCACCTCTAGCCGGTGAGgggcgatgatcttgggcttctcccgcggtacgtggacgcccggggcagcagccttgggttcgacggtggaggtgaccctcttcttcgccggagaggatcggtctgcggttggtggtggtggatctatttATATATCACCGCGTTTCGGTGGCTGATGGAGGAGATTGGAAGCCggcgatgttgtcgccggtggagggttggagtgtccgacctatataaaggcggcggtcctagggcctctcttgcgtgaagaggaggacctaacgtaggcctggactcgtgatctggccggagtgttgagttacgGAAGGCTCCACcggtgaatgtaacagtgcttttgcttagagtttgctggatcggtggtattcggtcgtgtgtacccatgcttttattccgaccgattggttctggggggagtggcgcgaagctctttttctgtgttgacatcaagtgactatggatccatgatgaacgtcggaagaagagaatttcatgaaggtcgGAGAGgaagactagctaagggaggttcaaatcTCCGCGATGTTGAgaaacttgcttggtgttccgggtttCACAgctgcggtatgaaagtgggggcgacaacacaggtgaagttcagagtcctacctttcagggtgaaaacccaaggtctggccttaactgattATGTCTGGTAATGAccctgttggaggcattgttttgagagcggtgactatcttcagggtgaaaacctaagatctttgatcgggcgacgacggtgttagagcactgttcccttcttggaggcgtcgttttcggagagtctgtatttcaggtgttgtcttggcggtggatgtattgctattGTTAGGCccaagatactgtagcgggacttttgtttcttagttttcttttccttttttttgttgTGTGCATCTGTAGTGCTATTAGGTtgatgcgttgttgcagaggttgggtgtaatttgtatcttttgatattaatatattccctttatcgaaaaaatctaCAACATGTATCCTCTCATGCAAGGGAAATGCTATTTCCCGCAAAAAGAAAAGGGAAATACTATTTCAATCAACTGATAACATGAATCTGCCGCCTCTTACCAAGTGTGAGTCCAGAGCAATTTATCATTTCCATAGCATTCTCACAAAGGTTCCGAAAACGAACCTTTGTAACTTACACACAATGAACCTTACAACTGTGATGATATCCAGCAGAATCTCTACGGGATGTATGTTTTTTTTCCAAACGAATCAGAACTACAGATGAATCTGAACACAGCGATTAATGTACGATATATTATGTTAGGATGGCTGCTCTAGCTTAAATTAACTTCTTTTGTCCTTGCTATCCTTTAGAGCCTTTGGACTATCATCGTTAGATGATGAGGGGATTCTGTTGATGATGAATACTAACGCAGCACCAATCAAAGCACCCGATACATGGGCAATGTTGTTTACTTGAAGTGCGGCGCCTGTTACGGTGGTTGCACGTGCAGCTTCCATAACCTATTAGGGTACAAGCCAAATCGGGTTAATCAAGAATGTCTGCTTGGTATACATTACTAGTACCAGCAAAACAGTAAAACAGAATACACTAGTAATACGTCTACCTGTTCAGAAAGCAAGAAGTTTGCTTCAATCAGTTCATTTGCACATGAACTATGATCGACCATTGCAGTAGTCCTTACTATCAAATATCTTACTATTTCATTATCTAGAAATGTATCTGAGTTCTTATTCTTATGATGAATGGAAAAATATGTCAATTTGGCAGTCCTGAATATTTTGTCCTCGAGACTAGTGATACATGGCCTTGTGAAAATTTGAAGAAATGTGAATTTGCGGTAGTTGAAAAGTAGCCTAACAGATAACACTAACCTTTTTTCAGGGGAAAATATAACTATGAATGTTTATGTATAGAGGTTAAACAGGGCAACACTGCAATTATTTCATCTCTGCAATAAGATAAGTTCTACAAACAAATGGTTTGACAGGCAACAAAATAGCGGATTTCCCATAGGATGGTAACTTACCTTGTCAACAACAAATTGACCAAGAATAAGAACTTCAAGAATCTTTCTCCAGTCCCAGGACATCTGTTGAAAGAAAGGAGCAGCAAAAATATTGGAGACAATTAAAAGAGAttattgctcatcagaaaatattcTGGAACAGACCAAGATTTAGCATATTCACCTTTACTAGCACACTAATTGTGAAAAGGCCAAAAACAGCCCCGGATGCTCCAAGAGATACAGATGATGTTGGAAGAAGCAGCCATGAAATCACGTTTGCGCCAGCACCAGTTAAAATATAAGACATCCACAATGCGAAGttaccttcttcctcctccacaagCTTTCCTGTATATTCAGATGAGAAGTAGGTGTCCTTTAACCGAACTATAAACATCATGCAGAGCACTGCTTTAGGTACTAAATCTCACCAAAAATGTACACAAAGAAGAGATTGCTTGAAAGGTGATTCCTGTAATATCATAGAAAATTGAAGAAGTGAGTGAATATGTCCCGAAAGAATGTTAAAACAGTTACTGCTTCTGATATATCAACAGACTAGTTTGTTAGTTACTACTACTTTTTGCATTTGCAGAGCAGGTTAAACTGAAGCATAGGTAGAAGTGAAAATGCAATCTAGAACAAGTTAAACTAACCAGTTAGCATGGCAAAAAGTTGATGTCACAAACTGATACCAAGAAGGGTAAGCATGGTATAGGTACAGGGCCTTTATCTGTCTGATCTGAAATGCAGAGAGAACAGAAAACAAAGAGTAAAAATATATCCTTAGTATTTCAACAAAGTAACACTACTGTTGCAaagtgtataagtggattgcactAAGCCCTTTCCATgaattcggacttttggttgcatttgctagtgcatgaagcttgccaACTACAGTATATCGTTACACGAGAATATAAACAATAGAGGCACATCCATGCTGTTTGGGATATAAATCCAGTAATCTAAGAACACCAACTGAATCAGAAAATTATGATCACAAAGCATTTTATATTTTTCCTTGTATTGTTTATTTCTACAGGGTTTCTTGCAATGCTATAACCATAGTATGTCAAATTCTATAGCTATCTCGATTGAAATAGGAAGGAATATATCAACACAATTCAACAGCGTGTACAGTACATCTCCCATCACTCGGTTTATGCAAATTTTATATAGCATACAACGCACTACTTAGATTTGTGCACATTGGGATAGCCAAGAGATTGCAAGGGTACCTGTAACAAATGGTCTGCAACATAGAGGCCAAAATTAAGGAGCAAGATCCAGAATATCGCATTAGCACGCCCGCCCTGCTGCTTCTTGTCCTTGGCGAGCTCCAACTCGGACACCAAGTCTGATCAAATGTGCAAATAAAAACGAAAATATGTGATAAGAGATTCCACACTACTCCAATCTGCGTACGTCTTCTGCGGCAAGAAAGAAGAGGGCGGCTCACCTGAGCGCCGCATTCCGCAGCGGAGCAGgtcgcggcgggcggcggcggcggcgcccgcgACTACCCGGCGTGTGAAGGAGATAGAGGGGACATGGCGCCCGGGTAGGGAGGAGGAGGGGGTAGGGAGGGGCTTCGAGAAGGTCCGGGAAGGCGCGGgcaggagcagcagcagccgCTGCGCCATGGCTTTTTTGTCCTCTTTCTCTTTGCTTGTTGTCTGGGGTTTTTGTAGATGGGGATTTATTAGCGAATGGGTGCCCCGTGCCCGCTGCCAGCGAAGGTTATTCGCCCAACACAGTTTTGTTCCAGCCGTGTGATGAAGGTCAGGAATGTAGGTATGAAATCGTTCATTCTATGCTAGTTGCCCTGTATACTTCCCTCTTAGCCTGATTCCATTGTGATCTGTTAGCACAAACtagagtaagagcatctccagccgcgtcccccaaagggtcCCCAaatcgcgccggattgagcgtttgggggacgtgtttcgttcgtgccgcctttgggggacatcgctccccagtcgcgtcccccaaacaaaaattcggaaattttaaacttaacgagattcgactaagattcgtccaaacttacatagattcgaacgaaatttgactaaatttaaactaaacctaatctagaaccacttgcggcggccggaggcgtcgtagtactgctggaagttgtacatgtcatcggtgacgacctcctgcttgacgcgctcgctgacgggctcgtcgacgggctcgtccttcaccgcgccgcttggtcctgcctcgccgtcgtcggtgaggtccaccagcggcttgccggagtcgcggatggacatggcgatcgccgcgtccaggtcgcccctccaggcgtccttgtcgttcatggacgccaagaacgccgcccgcagacctGGGCGGTCctcgggtcgtcgctgctggcgatgagccgctgctgccgctcgtactccgccatcagcgtcgcctgcgacgcttcctccggctcctccttcacctccggcttcgggatgaggagggcgccgccgcgcctcccttgctgtcgtcggctgccgctgccgccacgcctcgtgttgacgggcgtcaccggctcctccttgacctcccgtttggggacgctgtagggcgccgaccggtacgacgaggacggtgtcgatcgcgccggtcccgaggaagaagagtgcgaggaggaggagtacgtcgtcctcctcggctgccattgaggagacggcggcggcgacgacggcatctccagccttggggcgccgttgcggatgccgcggatgacgttgtcgagggtgcgccccggaacgccccagaacagggcgcggccgtccttgttccagctgttggggccgccgacgaggttctccgtgctgtgcatctcgacgtcgtacttcgccttgaagtacgtcgtccaccaggTGTCGTTGTTGGTGACCGCCCACGTTGGATCCAACCGCTCTGCGGgggtgagttgagcccgccgggccttgatggcgtccctccattgatccgtgtccggcttcggcggcggcgggatgccaatgccgttcacggccatcttccagccgccgctgcttggtagccgcatgtccggcgggactggataccgggtgtggtacagcgcccacgcctgcgccacggtgaggctgccgcgggcgaagccgttcgccgcggcgatcttgcgggaggacgaggtcgacatttttcggagcggcgaggagaagatctgggaggggggaggtgGCGGCGTCGATAAGGATTGTGATGAGCGgcgagaactgcagggcgtcttaaaacagcggcggcagcgggtggttgcacgcaataactccggcacggacggccacgcggccatgcacgacgagacgcgtccctgcgtcgcctgggaaaacagggacgccattaacgtcgcttgaccaaaggtaggcgacggggttttagccttccgtgccgctgacgggtcggccccgccactccccgcctcgcttttcgttgtgtccggcgtgcccggtgcgtcccctgtgggacggggacgggctcggggcgccggacaccgtatgggggcgcgccggacaaaaatggactttgggggacgcggctggaacagtttttttgtccggcgcgccccaaatccctttgggggacgcggctggagatgctctaacaagcAACTGTAAAAGAGTGCTTCCTAAGATAATGTGTGAGAAACTTCGAATAAATTTGATTTGGAATCACAATGCAA
This Lolium perenne isolate Kyuss_39 chromosome 1, Kyuss_2.0, whole genome shotgun sequence DNA region includes the following protein-coding sequences:
- the LOC127296520 gene encoding rhomboid-like protein 11, chloroplastic — encoded protein: MAQRLLLLLPAPSRTFSKPLPTPSSSLPGRHVPSISFTRRVVAGAAAAARRDLLRCGMRRSDLVSELELAKDKKQQGGRANAIFWILLLNFGLYVADHLLQIRQIKALYLYHAYPSWYQFVTSTFCHANWNHLSSNLFFVYIFGKLVEEEEGNFALWMSYILTGAGANVISWLLLPTSSVSLGASGAVFGLFTISVLVKMSWDWRKILEVLILGQFVVDKVMEAARATTVTGAALQVNNIAHVSGALIGAALVFIINRIPSSSNDDSPKALKDSKDKRS